A region of Massilia sp. WG5 DNA encodes the following proteins:
- a CDS encoding CaiB/BaiF CoA-transferase family protein, with amino-acid sequence MRPLDGITVVTLEHAIAAPFCTRQLADLGARVIKVERPGVGDFARAYDTRARGLASHFVWTNRSKESLTLDVKHEEAHAILDKLLESADVLVQNLAPGAAARLGLSWEALSERFPRLIVCDISGYGDNGPYRDKKAYDLLIQSESGFLSITGTPDEPAKAGCSIADISAGMYAYSNILAALIQRGRTGKGSHIEVAMLESMMEWMSYPLYYAMDGASPPPRAGAAHATIYPYGPFPAGDGRVIMLGLQNEREWALFCSKVLQKPELATDPRFNSNAARTVAREELRAIIVDVFSTLTAEQVIERLEAAPIANAHVNTMHDMWEHPQLKARDRWLEVATPAGPLPALKPPGVPEEWNARMDPIPALGAHTDAILAELGYDEGRIGALREQQAI; translated from the coding sequence ATGCGCCCACTCGACGGCATCACCGTCGTCACCCTCGAACACGCGATCGCCGCACCCTTCTGCACGCGCCAGCTGGCCGACCTCGGCGCCCGCGTCATCAAGGTCGAGCGCCCCGGCGTGGGCGACTTCGCGCGCGCCTATGACACCCGCGCGCGCGGCCTGGCTTCGCACTTCGTCTGGACCAACCGCTCCAAGGAAAGCCTGACGCTCGACGTCAAGCACGAGGAAGCCCACGCCATCCTCGACAAGCTGCTGGAAAGCGCCGACGTGCTGGTGCAGAACCTGGCGCCCGGCGCGGCGGCCCGTCTCGGCCTGTCCTGGGAGGCGCTGTCCGAGCGCTTCCCGCGCCTGATCGTGTGCGACATCTCCGGCTACGGCGACAACGGTCCCTACCGCGACAAGAAAGCCTACGACCTGCTGATCCAGAGCGAATCCGGCTTCCTGTCGATTACCGGCACCCCGGACGAGCCGGCCAAGGCAGGCTGCTCGATCGCCGACATCTCGGCCGGGATGTACGCCTATTCGAACATCCTGGCGGCGCTGATCCAGCGCGGCCGCACCGGCAAGGGCAGCCACATCGAAGTCGCCATGCTGGAGTCCATGATGGAGTGGATGAGCTACCCGCTGTACTACGCGATGGACGGCGCTTCGCCGCCGCCGCGCGCCGGCGCCGCCCACGCCACCATCTATCCCTACGGTCCCTTCCCGGCCGGCGATGGCCGCGTGATCATGCTGGGCCTGCAGAACGAGCGCGAATGGGCGCTGTTCTGCTCGAAGGTGCTGCAAAAGCCGGAACTGGCAACCGATCCGCGCTTCAACTCGAACGCCGCGCGCACGGTCGCGCGCGAGGAACTGCGCGCCATCATCGTCGACGTGTTCTCGACCCTGACGGCCGAGCAGGTGATCGAGCGCCTGGAAGCGGCGCCGATCGCGAATGCGCACGTGAACACCATGCACGACATGTGGGAACACCCGCAGCTGAAGGCGCGCGACCGCTGGCTCGAAGTGGCGACCCCCGCCGGCCCCCTGCCCGCCCTGAAACCGCCCGGCGTGCCCGAGGAGTGGAATGCGCGCATGGACCCGATCCCTGCGCTGGGGGCGCATACCGATGCTATCCTGGCCGAGCTGGGTTACGACGAAGGGCGCATCGGGGCGTTGCGGGAACAGCAGGCAATCTAA
- a CDS encoding MmgE/PrpD family protein, giving the protein MNNDHPSQVLATFAATLRFEDIPDTVMRRAEDLFLDWFGSALAGKTGRPVQAIESFARQMGPQDGPSEVLISRRRTTPLFAAMVNAASSHFAEQDDVHNGSVFHPAAVVFPAALAVAQSIGASGRDLLSASVAGYEVGIRVGEFLGRSHYKIFHTTGTAGTLAAAAAVGHLLRLNPEQMLHAFGSAGTQAAGLWEFLRDAADSKQLHTAHAAAGGLTAAYLAQEGFTGARRILEGAQGMAAGMSRDADPAKLTAGLGQRWTLAETSFKFHASCRHTHPAADALLQVVQAHGLRPDDVAHVTARVHQGAIDVLGPVVDPRTVHQAKFSMGTVLGLIAEFGNAGLQEFESFYNDPRIAAFRGKVEMVLDEEVDQAYPARWIGKVSVQTRDGRTLEGRVDEPKGDPGNTLSREELESKALRLAEFADAASPAEMRDAFARIWALADAERVGILLAKQA; this is encoded by the coding sequence ATGAATAACGATCACCCTAGTCAGGTCCTGGCCACCTTCGCCGCCACCCTGCGTTTCGAAGACATCCCTGACACCGTGATGCGGCGCGCCGAAGACCTCTTTCTCGACTGGTTCGGCTCGGCCCTGGCCGGCAAGACTGGCCGTCCGGTCCAGGCCATCGAATCCTTCGCCCGCCAGATGGGCCCGCAGGACGGTCCCAGCGAAGTGCTGATCTCGCGCCGCCGCACCACGCCGCTGTTCGCGGCGATGGTCAACGCCGCGTCCTCCCACTTCGCCGAACAGGACGACGTCCACAACGGCTCGGTGTTCCACCCGGCTGCCGTGGTGTTCCCGGCCGCGCTGGCCGTCGCCCAGTCGATCGGGGCCAGCGGCCGCGACCTCTTGAGCGCCTCCGTGGCCGGCTACGAGGTCGGGATCCGGGTCGGCGAGTTCCTGGGCCGCTCGCACTACAAGATTTTCCACACCACCGGCACCGCCGGCACGCTGGCCGCCGCCGCCGCGGTCGGCCACCTGCTGCGCCTGAATCCGGAACAGATGCTGCACGCCTTCGGCTCGGCCGGCACCCAGGCCGCCGGCCTGTGGGAGTTCCTGCGCGACGCCGCCGATTCCAAGCAGCTGCACACGGCCCATGCGGCCGCCGGCGGCTTGACCGCGGCCTACCTGGCGCAGGAAGGCTTTACGGGCGCGCGCCGCATCCTCGAAGGCGCACAGGGCATGGCCGCCGGCATGTCGCGCGACGCCGATCCGGCCAAGCTGACCGCCGGCCTGGGACAGCGCTGGACCCTGGCCGAAACCTCGTTCAAGTTCCACGCTTCCTGCCGCCACACCCATCCGGCAGCCGACGCGCTGCTGCAGGTCGTGCAGGCGCATGGCCTGCGGCCGGACGACGTCGCGCATGTGACGGCGCGCGTGCACCAGGGCGCGATCGACGTGCTCGGGCCGGTCGTCGATCCGCGCACGGTGCACCAGGCGAAATTCTCGATGGGCACGGTGCTGGGCCTGATCGCCGAATTCGGCAACGCCGGCCTGCAGGAATTCGAAAGCTTCTACAACGATCCGCGCATCGCGGCCTTCCGGGGCAAGGTCGAGATGGTGCTGGACGAGGAAGTCGACCAGGCCTATCCGGCGCGCTGGATCGGCAAGGTGAGCGTGCAGACCCGTGACGGCCGTACGCTGGAAGGCCGGGTCGACGAGCCGAAGGGCGATCCGGGCAATACCCTGTCGCGCGAAGAACTCGAAAGCAAGGCCCTGCGCCTGGCCGAGTTCGCCGATGCCGCCAGCCCGGCCGAGATGCGCGACGCGTTTGCCCGCATCTGGGCGCTGGCCGATGCCGAACGGGTCGGCATCCTGCTCGCCAAACAGGCCTGA
- a CDS encoding TRAP transporter substrate-binding protein, whose translation MKFKIMHAVLAAAAFASTGAYAQAPIVIKFSHVVANDTPKGKGALRFKELAEKATNGRVKVEVYPNSTLYKDKEEMEALQLGSVQMLAPSLAKFGPLGVKEFEAFDMPFIFPDKEALYRVTTGPLGKWFFAKLEPKGVKGLAYWDNGFKDMTANKPLHTPADFRGLKMRIQSSKVLDAQFRALGANPQVMAFSEVYQAMQTGVVDGNENTPSNIYTQKMHEVQKDMTISNHGYIGYAVIVNKKFWDGLPADIRTKLEGAMAEATKYTNDIAQEENDKAVAAIKATGKTTVYTLTPAERETWRKAMAPVYKQMESRVGKETLDAMEKATHGK comes from the coding sequence ATGAAATTCAAGATCATGCACGCGGTACTCGCCGCCGCCGCCTTCGCCAGCACGGGCGCGTACGCCCAGGCGCCCATCGTCATCAAGTTCAGCCACGTGGTCGCCAACGACACGCCGAAGGGCAAGGGCGCGCTGCGCTTCAAGGAACTGGCGGAAAAGGCCACCAACGGCCGGGTGAAGGTCGAGGTCTATCCGAACAGCACGCTGTACAAGGACAAGGAAGAGATGGAAGCACTGCAGCTGGGCTCGGTCCAGATGCTGGCCCCGTCCCTGGCCAAGTTCGGCCCGCTGGGCGTGAAGGAATTCGAAGCCTTCGACATGCCCTTCATCTTCCCGGACAAGGAGGCGCTGTACCGCGTCACCACCGGCCCGCTGGGCAAGTGGTTCTTCGCCAAGCTTGAGCCGAAGGGCGTCAAGGGCCTGGCCTACTGGGATAACGGCTTCAAGGACATGACCGCCAACAAGCCGTTGCACACCCCGGCCGACTTCCGCGGCCTCAAGATGCGCATCCAGAGCTCGAAGGTGCTGGACGCCCAGTTCCGCGCGCTCGGCGCCAACCCGCAGGTGATGGCCTTCTCCGAGGTCTACCAGGCGATGCAGACCGGTGTCGTGGACGGTAACGAGAACACCCCGTCGAACATCTACACCCAGAAGATGCACGAGGTGCAGAAAGACATGACGATTTCCAACCACGGCTATATCGGCTACGCGGTGATCGTCAACAAGAAGTTCTGGGACGGCCTGCCGGCTGACATCCGCACCAAGCTGGAAGGCGCGATGGCGGAAGCGACCAAGTACACCAACGATATCGCCCAGGAAGAAAACGACAAGGCGGTCGCAGCGATCAAGGCGACCGGCAAGACCACGGTCTACACCCTGACGCCGGCCGAGCGCGAAACCTGGCGCAAGGCGATGGCGCCGGTGTACAAGCAGATGGAAAGCCGCGTCGGCAAGGAAACCCTGGACGCGATGGAAAAAGCGACCCACGGAAAATGA
- a CDS encoding CoA ester lyase: MVARSYLFVPGNRPERFDKACAAGADAVIVDLEDAVPLADKAAAREALAAWLSPRQPVLVRVNGFDTEWFEDDLALCARPGVAGIVLPKAEHEAAIARLAAAGAPAILPLIESGLGLWNAAALARLPRVERLVFGSIDFSFDMGIQEGHETLLYARSQLVLASRVAGIAAPVDGVTTTFDEADRVHADTLRARALGFGGKLCIHPKQVAPVHEAFAPTAEQVAWAGRVVAAAEAAQGGAVALDGKMVDRPVILIAQQMLEEAKRRK, translated from the coding sequence ATGGTGGCGCGCTCCTACCTGTTCGTGCCCGGCAACCGGCCCGAACGCTTCGACAAGGCCTGCGCCGCCGGCGCCGACGCGGTGATCGTCGACCTCGAGGACGCCGTGCCGCTCGCCGACAAGGCGGCCGCACGCGAGGCGCTGGCCGCCTGGCTGTCGCCCCGGCAGCCGGTGCTGGTGCGCGTCAACGGCTTCGATACCGAATGGTTCGAGGATGACCTCGCCCTGTGCGCCCGTCCCGGCGTGGCCGGCATCGTGCTGCCCAAGGCCGAACACGAAGCCGCCATCGCCAGGCTCGCCGCCGCCGGCGCCCCCGCCATCCTGCCCCTGATCGAATCGGGCCTGGGACTGTGGAACGCCGCCGCCCTGGCGCGCCTTCCGCGCGTCGAGCGGCTGGTGTTCGGCTCCATCGATTTCAGTTTCGACATGGGCATCCAGGAAGGCCACGAAACCCTGCTCTACGCGCGCTCCCAGCTGGTGCTGGCCTCGCGCGTGGCCGGCATCGCGGCCCCGGTGGATGGCGTGACCACCACCTTCGACGAAGCCGATCGCGTGCACGCTGACACATTGCGCGCCCGCGCACTCGGCTTTGGCGGTAAATTATGCATTCATCCCAAACAGGTCGCTCCAGTGCATGAAGCCTTCGCACCGACGGCGGAACAAGTGGCCTGGGCCGGACGTGTAGTCGCCGCGGCCGAGGCGGCGCAAGGGGGCGCGGTGGCCCTCGACGGCAAGATGGTCGACCGACCAGTCATTCTCATCGCACAGCAAATGCTCGAAGAAGCAAAGCGACGCAAGTAA